From the Nocardiopsis changdeensis genome, one window contains:
- a CDS encoding GNAT family N-acetyltransferase, with translation MADGRATVAEAADRYTISVDGEVVGFTKFVDADDRRRVFFHTEIDERFSGRGLAGTLVAEALAETRSLGLGIVPVCPYVARYVERHHEFDDALLEVTPDDLELVRALPQ, from the coding sequence ATGGCGGACGGCAGGGCCACTGTGGCCGAAGCAGCGGACCGGTACACGATCAGCGTCGACGGGGAGGTCGTGGGGTTCACGAAGTTCGTGGACGCCGACGACCGGCGGCGCGTCTTCTTCCACACCGAGATCGACGAGCGCTTCTCCGGGCGCGGTCTGGCCGGCACGCTGGTCGCCGAGGCCCTGGCGGAGACCCGCTCCCTGGGCCTGGGCATCGTGCCCGTCTGCCCCTACGTCGCCAGGTACGTCGAGCGCCACCACGAATTCGACGACGCCCTGCTCGAGGTGACGCCCGACGACCTGGAGCTCGTGCGCGCCCTGCCTCAGTGA
- a CDS encoding TetR/AcrR family transcriptional regulator has product MPSTSPPRRGPRRSLTRERIVDEAIAVIEADGLPALSMRRLAERLDVAPGTLYTYVANRTALETLILDAVVARDALPHEQPGPWWHQLEEWARRDLAAFRERPWILDLRRSARGVGPALITWLDSALRVFDGTGLPEQVKLDIIEALDAYVCGAATSDAQSGEDERVAAPELAAEVGEAYSGALALQRAVEGGALTSHEGQFEFGLRCLITGFRAIAEEHGKAGEGP; this is encoded by the coding sequence GTGCCGTCGACATCCCCACCCCGCCGCGGCCCGCGCCGCAGCCTGACCCGAGAGCGCATCGTCGACGAGGCGATCGCGGTCATCGAGGCCGACGGGCTGCCCGCCCTGTCCATGCGCCGCCTCGCCGAACGCCTCGACGTGGCCCCGGGCACCCTGTACACCTACGTCGCCAACCGGACGGCGCTGGAGACCCTCATCCTGGACGCGGTGGTGGCCCGCGACGCGCTCCCGCACGAACAGCCGGGGCCGTGGTGGCACCAGCTGGAGGAGTGGGCCCGGCGGGACCTGGCCGCCTTCCGCGAGCGGCCGTGGATCCTGGATCTGCGCCGGTCCGCCCGCGGCGTCGGCCCGGCCCTGATCACCTGGCTGGACTCGGCGCTGCGGGTGTTCGACGGCACCGGCCTGCCCGAACAGGTCAAGCTCGACATCATCGAGGCCCTGGACGCCTACGTCTGCGGGGCGGCCACCAGCGACGCCCAGTCCGGAGAGGACGAGCGCGTCGCGGCCCCGGAGTTGGCCGCCGAGGTCGGGGAGGCCTACTCCGGCGCCCTCGCCCTCCAGCGCGCCGTGGAGGGCGGCGCCCTCACCTCCCACGAGGGCCAGTTCGAGTTCGGCCTGCGCTGCCTGATCACCGGCTTCCGCGCCATCGCCGAGGAACACGGGAAGGCCGGGGAGGGCCCCTGA
- a CDS encoding MFS transporter gives MSSAPRMPVRLTTGVLTLCGMIVSLQQTLVIPLLPDLPRILGVSADDASWLVTATLLTGAVATPIVARMADMYGKRRMLLVSLAVMTAGSLIAAVGGGFLPLLVGRAMQGFGTALIPVGISIMRDQLPRERLAGGIALMSATLGIGGALGLPLSGVLYGAFGWTSLFWSTAAVGAVLTVLIRLAVAESPQRSPGRFDVLGALVLSVVLVGLLLVLSKGAAWGWGGPRVLVLTGVSLLFLALWIPLQLRTRAPMVDLRTAVLPPVLLTNVASYFTGFAMFLNGLVLTQELQVPAETGYGLALPVVTAGLLMVPSGLMMLVFSPVAGRMLDRWGGKPTLLFGLAVMGLTYLGRVLAPGSLANAVLGSTLVSVGTAVSFAAMPVLIMGAVPRDATASANGINSLVRSLGTSSASAVLALLFASLTVTVDGVPYPSGAGMDAALWAGVAACAAGTVVGLFIPVRGRGADPGREPAAEPGEAPAPGPADRDRRPRESTGT, from the coding sequence ATGTCGTCCGCACCGCGGATGCCCGTCCGGCTCACCACCGGTGTCCTCACCCTCTGCGGCATGATCGTCTCCCTCCAGCAGACCCTGGTCATACCGCTGCTCCCCGACCTGCCCCGGATCCTGGGCGTCTCCGCCGACGACGCCTCCTGGCTGGTCACCGCCACCCTGCTGACCGGCGCCGTGGCCACCCCGATCGTCGCCCGCATGGCCGACATGTACGGCAAGCGCCGCATGCTGCTGGTCTCGCTCGCGGTGATGACGGCCGGGTCCCTCATCGCCGCCGTCGGCGGGGGCTTCTTGCCGCTCCTGGTGGGGCGCGCCATGCAGGGGTTCGGGACCGCCCTGATCCCGGTGGGCATCAGCATCATGCGCGACCAGCTGCCCCGGGAGAGGCTGGCCGGGGGCATCGCCCTGATGAGCGCGACCCTGGGCATCGGGGGCGCGCTGGGGCTCCCGCTGTCGGGGGTGCTCTACGGCGCGTTCGGATGGACGTCCCTGTTCTGGTCCACCGCGGCCGTCGGCGCCGTGCTCACCGTGCTCATCCGGCTGGCGGTCGCCGAGTCGCCGCAGCGCTCCCCGGGCCGTTTCGACGTCCTGGGCGCCCTGGTGCTGTCCGTCGTCCTGGTCGGCCTGCTCCTGGTGCTGTCCAAGGGCGCCGCCTGGGGCTGGGGCGGACCGCGCGTGCTCGTCCTGACCGGGGTGTCGCTGCTGTTCCTGGCCCTGTGGATCCCGCTCCAGCTCAGGACCCGCGCCCCCATGGTCGACCTGCGCACGGCGGTGCTGCCGCCGGTGCTGCTGACCAACGTCGCGTCGTACTTCACCGGGTTCGCGATGTTCCTCAACGGCCTCGTCCTCACCCAGGAGCTCCAGGTCCCGGCGGAGACCGGGTACGGCCTGGCACTGCCGGTGGTCACCGCGGGGCTCCTCATGGTGCCGAGCGGGCTGATGATGCTGGTGTTCTCCCCCGTGGCCGGCCGCATGCTCGACCGCTGGGGAGGCAAGCCGACCCTGCTGTTCGGGCTGGCCGTCATGGGGCTGACCTACCTGGGCCGGGTCCTGGCCCCCGGCTCCCTGGCCAACGCGGTCCTGGGGAGCACCCTGGTCAGCGTGGGCACGGCCGTCTCCTTCGCGGCCATGCCCGTCCTCATCATGGGCGCGGTGCCCCGCGACGCGACCGCCTCCGCCAACGGGATCAACTCCCTGGTCCGCTCCCTGGGCACCTCCTCGGCCAGCGCGGTGCTCGCCCTGCTGTTCGCCTCGCTGACGGTCACCGTGGACGGCGTGCCCTACCCGTCGGGCGCGGGCATGGACGCCGCGCTGTGGGCGGGGGTGGCGGCCTGCGCCGCGGGCACCGTCGTCGGGCTGTTCATCCCGGTGCGAGGGCGCGGGGCGGACCCCGGCCGGGAACCCGCCGCGGAACCCGGGGAGGCCCCGGCCCCCGGCCCGGCCGACCGGGACCGCCGGCCCCGGGAGTCCACCGGGACCTGA
- a CDS encoding DUF418 domain-containing protein: MNGRLLAPDFARGGMLLLIVLSNTAIFFHGVAAVEGGTSATPVADQVVRFAMIALLDVRVYPLFAFLVGYGLVRAYQARSAELGEDAARAVIRSRNRWLVVFGLAHAALLMGSEVLGDYGVIGLILCAVFLGRGERRLRAAILTGAGLLAAVLLVSAAVLAASVVLPSTGAAPALEPSAQELSLNGSGTTDYLESVVTRLWGWVFLMVFANGLGVVMPTAILIGMWTARRRILEEPHRHRRLITTTAAVGVGLGLAGSLPSALAYAGVFTPASEAAEAALFLLAWTSGLAGGLGYAALFVLAAGRLTRGGRTPRPVAAVAALGKRSLSGYLAHSMVMAPVLSLWGLGLAAHLTEATAALFAFCLWLLTVVVAALMEKKGMRGPFEVLLRGLGARAARRRTEAAR; encoded by the coding sequence ATGAACGGACGACTGCTGGCACCCGACTTCGCCCGGGGCGGGATGCTCCTGCTCATCGTGCTGTCCAACACCGCGATCTTCTTCCACGGGGTCGCCGCCGTCGAAGGCGGGACCTCGGCGACCCCGGTGGCCGACCAGGTCGTCCGCTTCGCGATGATCGCCCTCCTCGACGTCCGCGTGTACCCGCTGTTCGCCTTCCTCGTCGGCTACGGGCTGGTCCGGGCCTACCAGGCCAGGTCCGCCGAACTGGGGGAGGACGCGGCGCGGGCCGTCATCCGCTCGCGCAACCGGTGGCTCGTCGTCTTCGGCCTCGCGCACGCGGCGCTGCTCATGGGCAGCGAGGTCCTGGGCGACTACGGCGTCATCGGCCTGATCCTGTGCGCGGTGTTCCTCGGCCGCGGCGAACGCCGGCTCAGGGCCGCGATCCTCACCGGAGCGGGCCTGCTCGCCGCGGTCCTGCTCGTGTCGGCGGCCGTCCTGGCCGCCTCGGTGGTCCTGCCGTCCACCGGGGCGGCGCCGGCGCTCGAACCGAGCGCGCAGGAGCTGAGCCTCAACGGCTCCGGCACCACCGACTACCTGGAGTCCGTGGTCACCCGCCTGTGGGGCTGGGTCTTCCTGATGGTGTTCGCCAACGGGCTCGGGGTCGTGATGCCCACCGCGATCCTCATCGGCATGTGGACGGCCCGGAGGCGGATCCTGGAGGAGCCGCACCGGCACCGCCGCCTCATCACCACGACGGCCGCCGTCGGGGTGGGCCTCGGGCTGGCGGGGTCGCTCCCCTCGGCGCTGGCGTACGCGGGCGTGTTCACCCCGGCGTCGGAGGCCGCGGAGGCGGCGCTGTTCCTGCTGGCCTGGACCTCAGGGCTCGCCGGCGGGCTGGGGTACGCGGCCCTGTTCGTGCTCGCCGCCGGGCGTCTCACGCGGGGAGGCCGCACGCCCCGGCCGGTCGCCGCCGTGGCGGCCCTGGGCAAGAGGTCCCTGAGCGGCTACCTCGCCCACTCGATGGTCATGGCCCCCGTGCTCTCGCTGTGGGGGCTGGGCCTGGCGGCGCACCTGACCGAGGCGACCGCCGCCCTGTTCGCGTTCTGCCTGTGGCTGCTCACCGTCGTCGTGGCCGCCCTCATGGAGAAGAAGGGGATGCGCGGACCGTTCGAGGTGCTGCTGCGTGGACTCGGCGCCCGCGCGGCGCGCCGCCGGACGGAGGCGGCGCGCTAG